The DNA sequence CAACAGGATGGGTGGGGGGTTGTGTGTCCAGGAGCCTTCCGATATTGGGTACAAAATTTGATGGCATATGAATCTTCCTGGAGAAAGTGTCCCTAACTTCCATCAGATTTGCTAAGGCAAGGAACTCAAACTCAGCTTTCCTAGGGGCGATGGGAGTGGTGGGGTCTGTGGAAAGCCGGAACACTGGGCATGGTCACTACTTGGGACTAACTTAACAAACGCACAGGGCTTACGTTAACTCTTCACAGCTGTCCGAGGTAGGCACTAGCGTCATCACCCTCACCTGATAGAGgcggaaactgaggcacagagagttaaCTTGCGGGGTCACACAGcaccaagatttgaacccaggcagtctggtccAAGTCCATGCTCCTGACCTCTGTAAACCTGAAATCTTTTGTGTGAAATTAACGGGCAGATAactaaaatcctttaaaaaaaatctatttatttatttagagaaagagcactCTAGCATGCACACGTGcaagaggaggggggtggggggaagggaccaaaggagagggagagggagaatcccaagcagactccccgctgagcgctgagcctgagatcctgaccctgagagcatgacctgagccgaaatcgagagttcCACGCTTAAcggaccaagccacccaggcgtcccaactaAAATGTTTCTAAAACAACGTGGAGGTCAAACAAAACTGGGCCACCCAATTTGCAATGTCTACTCTGAGGGACTGCCctcaggaagaggagggaaggggagagctgggagggagagggaggacacCACTCTGGAGACTGGAGGGCCAGGGGCGTGGGCAGGACAGTTGGGAAGGGCTGAGGTTCCTCCTTCTGCACCTTGTCCTGCAGGATGTGGCTGATGCCCTGGGAGGGGGTGCGGACCCTGCCATCAACGCAACCAGTAACAGCAACCACTCAGTCTGGGACCTGGGCAGCGCCTTCTTTTTCTCAggcaccatcatcaccaccatcggtgggggaggggactgggcACGTGGAGGGGGGCAAGGGGCCGCTGGGCTTTCTCTtgggggaaggtgcagagggaggaagtggggggcaAGCAGCCCCTAGACTTCCCGCACGGCCCCTCTGCCCAGGCTATGGCAACGCGGCCCTGCGCACAGATGCCGGGCGCCTCTTCTGCATCTTTTATGCGCTGGTGGGGATCCCGCTGTTCGGGATCCTGCTGGCGGGGGTCGGGGACCGGCTGGGCTCCTCTCTGCGCCGCGGCATCGGTCACATCGAAGCCATCTTCTTGGTGAGCTGCTCCTTGCCCTGCGCGCCCTCGCGTTGGGCTCGGGTTACCCTTCCCTACGTCCCCGCCCCGCACGAGAGCGCGGGCCTCAAGGTCGCGGGAGCCTCGCGCACAGGATCCCGGAGGCGGCGGTGTGGGGGTGTGTTCCTGGAGGTTTTGGCGACGCCTTGGGTCCTTCCTGCCCATTGCCACTCCCTGCAGAAGTGGCATGTGCCACCGGGGCTGGTGCGAATACTCTCGGCGGTGCTCTTCCTGCTGATCGGCTGCCTGCTCTTTGTCCTCACGCCCACGTTCGTGTTCTGCTATGTGGAGGGCTGGAGCAAGCTGGAGGCCATCTACTTCGTCGTAGTGACGCTCACCACGGTGGGCTTCGGGGACTATGTGGCCGGTGAGGCCACCTTTCTTGCGCTGCACTTCCCTATCCACTCTATTCCTGCCCAGGGGCCCTGCACTCTTGTGTCTCCCTCCAAATTCCTCGTGGTGTGTGCGCTCACAGGCACTTGCTCCAATCCCTACACGCCCTCACGGGATGCACCTGCACGTTCTTGCACGGGTGCAGCACCTCGTGTGCCCTTACATTCTCGCATGCCTGCACCCCATGCATGCTCACACGTATATTAAGTGCACCCCTCACACGTGCCACATTCTTATATATGTGCACCCCTTCCATTTGCTCACATTTTTGCATGTGAGCACACTCACTCGTGTATTTGTATCTAGCACACCTTCAAGTCTTGCACACTCGTCTTGCATGCATTCACACACTCTAGCACACACCCACTGATTGCCCTGGAGAGGCGGATCCACTCACTGAGCTGGGAAGAGGGGCAGTGAACCAGGAGCTCACAGGCTTAAAGCCTGCCCCACAATCAACATCTTTCTGGCCTCCCCGGTGGTATCCCAGGCGCCAGCCCCAACCAGAGCAACGCAGCCTATCAGCCGCTGGTGTGGTTCTGGATCCTGCTCGGCCTGGCCTACTTCGCCTCGGTACTCACCACCATCGGGAACTGGCTGCGAGTAGTGTCCCGCCGCACTCGGGCAGAGGTAGGCGCCCCTGGGTCAGCGCTGCGCTTGAGCTGTGCCGCTGGCGCGCTCCACCCTAGCGGCGGGTTCATCAGTCAGTCTCCCTTCTAGAGTGCGGGCTTCTCAAAGCAGGGATggagtgccccccacccccaccaagtgGACCCGGCCCAGGGACAAAGGGTTAAACTTGGGCCGGTTTGCTGATGACTCCATCTCTGTTCTCA is a window from the Ursus arctos isolate Adak ecotype North America unplaced genomic scaffold, UrsArc2.0 scaffold_23, whole genome shotgun sequence genome containing:
- the KCNK4 gene encoding potassium channel subfamily K member 4, whose translation is MRSTTLLALLALVLLYLVSGALVFQALEQPHEQQAQRELGEVREKFLRAHPCVSDQDLGLFIKDVADALGGGADPAINATSNSNHSVWDLGSAFFFSGTIITTIGYGNAALRTDAGRLFCIFYALVGIPLFGILLAGVGDRLGSSLRRGIGHIEAIFLKWHVPPGLVRILSAVLFLLIGCLLFVLTPTFVFCYVEGWSKLEAIYFVVVTLTTVGFGDYVAGASPNQSNAAYQPLVWFWILLGLAYFASVLTTIGNWLRVVSRRTRAEMGGLTAQAASWTGTVTARVTQRVGPTAPPPLEKERPLLPPPPCPAQPTGRPPSPLPSKAEPPSPSSPSTPPTASALDYPSENLAFIDESSDTQSERGCALPRAPRGRRRPPNPPRKPARPRGPGRPREKGVPV